A region of the Chlamydia felis Fe/C-56 genome:
AATCAAAAAGGCTTTGAATTTAGAATCTGGATCCAAGATTCCTAACAGAAATAAAGTTGGAAAATTGACTCAGGAGCAAGTTACAGCCATTGCCGAACAAAAAATGAAAGATATGGACGTCGTTCTTCTTGAGTCTGCAAAACGCATGGTAGAAGGAACAGCCCGAAGTATGGGTATAGACGTCGAGTAAATTGTAATAGGGCTGCATAATTATGACAAAACATGGAAAACGTATACGAAGCATCTTAAAAAGCTATGATTTTTCAAAGTCATATTCTTTGCAAGAAGCTATAGATATTTTAAAACAATGCCCCACAGTGCGCTTTGATCAAACTGTCGACGTATCTATTAAATTGGGCATAGATCCAAAGAAAAGTGATCAGCAAATTCGAGGATCTGTTTCTTTGCCTAATGGCACGGGAAAAACTTTAAGAATTCTTGTTTTTGCTGCTGGAGAAAAGGCTAAGGAAGCACTAGATGCTGGAGCTGATTTTGTGGGTAGTGACGATCTTGTCGAAAAAATTAAAGGTGGTTGGGTAGACTTTGATGTCGCAGTCGCAACTCCAGACATGATGCGTGAAGTTGGAAAGTTAGGAAAGGTCCTAGGGCCTAGAAACCTTATGCCCACACCTAAAGCTGGAACAGTAACCACAGATGTGGTCAAGGCTATTGCTGAATTGCGTAAGGGAAAAATTGAATTTAAGGCAGACCGTGCTGGAGTATGCAATGCTGGTGTGGGTAAGCTATCTTTTGATGGACAGCTTCTTAAAGAAAATATTGAAGCTCTATGTTCTGCTTTAATTAAAGCTAAGCCGCCTGCAGCTAAGGGGCAGTATCTAGTGTCATTTACCGTTTCTTCAACCATGGGACCTGGTATTTCTGTTGATACTAGAGAGTTAATGGCGTCTTAATTCAAGAGGGAAAATGAAAGAAGAAAAGAAGTTACTTCTTCAAGAGGTAGAAGAGAAAATCTCCGCATCCCAAGGTTTTATTTTATTAAGATATCTTGGATTTACGGCTGCGCATTCTAGAGAGTTTCGTAATTCACTCTCTGGAGTTTCTGCAGAATTTGAAGTGTTAAAAAAGAGAATTTTTTTCAAAGCTATACAAAGTGCTGGTTTTGATATAGATTCTTCAGATACGAGCGGACATCTAGGCGTAGTGTTTGCTTATGATGACGCTGTTTCTGCTGCAAAACAAGTTTTAGATTTTAATAAACAACATAACGATTCACTAGTTTTTCTCGCTGGACGAATTGATAGCGCCAACTTGTCTGGCAAAGAAGTAGAGGCTGTTGCCAAATTGCCTTCAATGAAAGAACTAAGACAGCAAATTGTTGGGCTAATAGCTGCTCCGATGTCTCAGGTCGTTGGAATTATGGGCTCGGCTCTTTCTGGTGTTGTTTCCTGTATCGACCAGAAAATACAAAAAAACTAAGAAGAATGTTAAAACTCTCAAATTAAGTAAGGGTGACAAAAGTGACAACACAAAGTTTGGAAACTTTAGTAGAGATGTTAAGCAACTTAACAGTACTCCAATTGGCTGATTTAAAGAAAATGTTAGAAGAAAAATGGGATGTCACTGCCGCTGCTCCTATGGTGGCTGTTGCCGCTGCTGGTGCTGCTGCTGAAGCTGCTCCTGCTGAGTCCACAGAATTTGCGGTGATTTTAGAAGATGTTCCTGCTGATAAGAAAATTGGCGTATTGAAAGTTGTTCGTGAATTAACAGGATTAGCTTTAAAAGAAGCTAAAGAAATGACAGAAGGCTTACCTAAGACTGTTAAAGAAAAGACTTCTAAGTCTGATGCTGAAGATACTGTTAAGAAATTACAAGAAGCTGGAGCAAAAGCTTCCTTTAAAGGCTTGTAATTTATAGAAAAGAAAAATCTATGAGAGATTTTTCTTTTCTTTTTTTTATCATGTATACAATCGTAATGCTCCCTTAGCAGGCATACGTAGGCTTGTTTAAGGGAAGTCTTTTGGCATCACAATAGTCTTTTAGGAGAGCTCGCATGTTCAAATGCCCGGAGCGGGTTAGCGTCAAAAAAAAGGAAGACATCTTAGATCTTCCAAATCTTATTGAAATTCAAATTAAGTCATATAAGCAATTTCTTCAGATTGGGAAGCTTGCAGAAGAGCGCGACAATGTCGGCTTGGAAGAAGTTTTTAGAGAGATCTTTCCAATTAAATCTTATAATGAAGCTACCATTTTAGAGTACCTGTCTTATAATCTGGGTGTACCGAAATACTCTCCAGAAGAGTGTATTCGTCGAGGAATCACCTATAGCGTAACCTTAAAAGTTCGCTTCCGCTTGACCGATGAAACAGGGATCAAGGAAGAAGAAGTCTACATGGGGACTATACCCATTATGACGGATAAGGGTACCTTTATTATCAATGGTGCTGAAAGAGTTGTCGTTTCTCAAGTACACAGATCTCCGGGAATTAACTTCGAACAGGAAAAACATTCTAAAGGAAATATTTTATTCTCTTTCAGAATCATTCCTTATCGAGGTAGTTGGCTAGAGGCTATTTTTGACATCAATGATTTAATTTATATCCATATTGATAGAAAGAAACGACGTCGTAAAATTTTAGCGATGACGTTTATTCGCGCTCTGGGTTATTCATCTGATGCTGATATTATTGAGGAATTTTTCCAAATAGAAGAATGCTCTTTAAAAAGTGAGAAAGATTTTTCTGTTTTAGTCGGTAAAATTTTAGCTGATAACGTTCTAGACGAAGCCTCTTCTTTAGTCTACGGAAAAGCAGGGGAAAAGCTCAGCACGGCAATGCTAAAACGTATGCTGGATGCTGATATTTCAACTTTAAAAATTGCTTTAGAGGCAGATGAGAATCACCCTATCATCAAAATGTTGGCGAAAGATCCAACAGACTCTTATGAGGCTGCTTTAAAGGACTTTTACAGAAGATTGCGTCCAGGAGAGCCTGCAACATTGGCAAATGCACGATCTACGATTATGCGCCTATTCTTCGACCCTAAGCGCTATAACTTGGGAAGAGTGGGGCGTTATAAGTTAAATAGAAAACTCGGTTTCCCGATGGACGAAGAGTCTCTATCTCAAGTTACATTAAGGAAAGAAGATGTTATCGGCGCTTTAAAATATCTTATCCGTTTAAAAATGGGTGATGAGAAAGCCTCTATCGATGATATCGATCATTTGGCTAACCGTCGTGTACGCTCTGTAGGGGAACTCATTCAAAACCAATGTCGTTCTGGTTTGGCGCGAATGGAAAAAATTGTTCGTGAAAGAATGAATCTTTTTGATTTTTCTTCCGATACCTTGATTCCTGGAAAAATTATTTCCGCCAAAGGTCTTACAAGCGTTTTAAAGGACTTTTTCGGTCGTTCTCAACTGTCTCAATTTATGGATCAAACCAATCCTGTAGCGGAATTGACGCATAAACGTCGTTTGTCAGCTTTGGGGCCCGGAGGCTTAAATAGAGAAAGAGCTGGATTTGAAGTTCGTGACGTGCACGCAAGCCATTACGGGCGTATTTGTCCAATTGAGACTCCAGAAGGACCAAACATTGGTTTAATCACCTCTCTATCTTCTTTTGCAAAAATTAATGAATTCGGATTCATTGAAACCCCCTATCGTATTGTTAGAGATGGTGTTGTTACAGATGAAATCGAGTACATGACTGCCGATGTCGAAGAAGAGTGTGTAATTGCTCAGGCTTCTGCGAATCTAGATGAATACAATATGTTCACAGATCCTGTATGTTGGGCAAGGTATCGGGGAGAAGCTTTTGAAGCTGATACAAGCACCGTTACACATATGGACGTTTCTCCAAAGCAATTAGTTTCGATTGTTACAGGTTTAATTCCATTTTTAGAACATGATGACGCTAACCGTGCTCTCATGGGATCAAACATGCAACGTCAAGCTGTGCCTTTATTGAAAACAGAGGCTCCTATAGTTGGAACAGGGTTAGAGGCACGAGCAGCTAAAGACTCTGGTGCTATTGTTGTTGCTGAAGAAGACGGGGTTGTTGAGTACGTTGACGGTTATAAAGTAGTTGTTGCAGCTAAACATAACCCGACACTTAAACGTACCTATGAATTTAAGAAATTCTTAAGGTCGAATTCAGGCACATGCATCAATCAAAGACCCCTATGCAGTGTTGGAGATATTGTAGTTAAAGGCGATGTTATTGCTGATGGGCCCGCCACAGATCAAGGTGAGCTTGCCTTAGGAAAGAATATCCTAGTTGCCTTCATGCCTTGGTATGGATACAACTTCGAAGATGCGGTTATTATTTCTGAGAAACTTATTAAGCAAGATGCCTACACTTCAATTTATATTGAAGAGTTTGAATTGACAGCTAGGGATACAAAGTTAGGAAAAGAAGAAATTACTCGCGATATTCCTAACGTTTCTGAAGAAGTTCTAGCTAACTTAGGTGAAGACGGAATTATTCGTATTGGAGCTGAAGTCAAACCTGGCGACATCCTTGTAGGTAAAATTACACCAAAATCAGAAACAGAACTAGCTCCAGAAGAGCGTCTATTACGAGCTATTTTTGGAGAGAAGGCTGCAGATGTTAAGGATGCCTCCTTGACAGTACCTCCAGGAACAGAGGGGGTTGTCATGGATGTTAAAGTCTTTAGTAGAAAAGACAGACTTTCTAAAAGTGACGATGAACTTGTAGAAGAAGCTGTGCATTTAAAAGATCTGCAGAAAGGATATAAAAATCAAATTTCAGTATTAAAGACTGAATATCGTGAGAAACTTGGAGCATTATTACTTAATGAGAAAGCTCCAGCTTCGATTATTCATCGTCGTACTGCTGATATTTTGGTTCAGGAGGGCACTGTTTTTGATCAAGAGACCATAGAGCTTCTTGAACAAGAGTCTTTAGTTGATCTTCTTATGCCCCCTTGCGATATGTACGATGTCTTGAAGAATCTGCTTTCTGACTACGAAACGTCTTTACAACGCCTAGAAGTTAACTATAAAACAGAAGTTGAGCATATCCGTGAAGGTGATGCTGATCTCGATCATGGCGTAATTCGTCAGGTTAAAGTTTATGTAGCTTCAAAAAGAAAACTCCAGGTTGGAGATAAAATGGCAGGACGTCATGGAAACAAAGGGGTGGTCTCTAAGATTGTCCCAGAAGCTGACATGCCTTACTTAGCTAATGGCGAAACTATACAGATGATCTTAAATCCTCTTGGGGTGCCTTCGAGGATGAACTTAGGCCAAGTGTTGGAAACACATCTTGGTTACGCAGCAAAAACTGCCGGCATTCATGTAAAAACTCCGGTATTTGAAGGATTCCCAGAATCTCGTATTTGGGACATGATGATCGAACAGGGATTACCTGCAGACGGTAAGTCTTATCTATATGACGGAAAGACAGGAGAGAGATTCGATAATACTGTGGTCATTGGCTACATTTATATGTTGAAACTCAGCCACTTAATTGCAGATAAAATTCACGCCAGATCTATTGGTCCTTACTCTCTAGTTACTCAGCAGCCTCTTGGAGGTAAAGCTCAGATGGGAGGTCAAAGATTTGGGGAGATGGAAGTGTGGGCGTTAGAAGCTTATGGGGTAGCTCATATGCTTCAAGAGATTCTCACAGTAAAATCTGATGACGTTTCTGGGCGAACAAGGATTTACGAATCCATTGTTAAAGGGGAAAACCTCCTTAAATCAGGTACACCTGAGTCGTTTAACGTCTTGATTAAAGAAATGCAAGGTTTAGGACTAGATGTTCGTCCTATGGTAGTAGATGCTTAAAAAATCACTTGTTGGAGAAAAACAATAATGTTCGGAGAAGGTTCTCGAGACAATGCCGCTCTATCCAAAGAGAGGCTATTTGATAAATTAGAAATTGGAATTGCCTCAGATATTACTATTCGCGATAAGTGGTCTTGTGGGGAAATCAAGAAGCCTGAAACAATCAATTACCGTACGTTTAAACCTGAAAAAGGTGGACTGTTTTGCGAAAAGATTTTCGGTCCTACAAAGGATTGGGAATGTTGTTGTGGTAAATATAAGAAAATCAAACATAAAGGCATTGTTTGCGATCGTTGCGGAGTAGAGGTAACTCTTTCTAAAGTTCGTCGTGAGCGTATGGCTCATATTGAGCTGGCTGTTCCAATTGTGCATATTTGGTTTTTTAAGACTACACCATCAAGAATAGGTAACGTCTTAGGAATGACTGCTTCTGATCTTGAAAGGATTATTTACTACGAAGAATACGTAGTGATTGATCCAGGTAAGACAGATTTGAATAAAAAGCAGCTTTTAAATGACGCTCAATATAGAGAAGTCGTTGAGAAGTGGGGTAAGGATTCTTTTGTAGCAAAAATGGGCGGAGAAGCTATCTATGATTTATTAAAATCAGAAGATCTTCAAAGTTTATTAAAGGAACTTAAGGATCGTTTGCGAAAAACCAAATCTCAGCAAGCGAGAATGAAACTTGCTAAACGATTAAAGATTATTGAAGGTTTTGTTTCCTCTTCTAATAATCCTGAATGGATGGTGCTAAAAAGTATTCCAGTTGTTCCACCTGATCTTCGTCCGTTAGTTCCATTAGACGGTGGAAGGTTTGCAACTTCTGATTTAAACGATCTATATCGCCGTGTAATCAATCGCAACAATCGTCTAAAGGCTATTTTAAGGCTAAAAACTCCTGAAGTGATCGTCCGCAATGAAAAGCGTATGCTACAGGAAGCTGTGGATGCTTTATTTGATAATGGTCGTCACGGACATCCTGTCATGGGGGCTGGAAATCGTCCTCTGAAATCGCTTTCTGAAATGTTGAAAGGGAAAAATGGACGCTTCCGTCAGAACCTTTTAGGTAAGCGTGTCGACTATTCTGGACGTTCTGTTATTATCGTCGGTCCCGAATTGAAATTTAATCAATGCGGTCTGCCTAAAGAAATGGCTCTCGAATTATTTGAGCCATTCATTATTAAAAG
Encoded here:
- the rplA gene encoding 50S ribosomal protein L1, with the translated sequence MTKHGKRIRSILKSYDFSKSYSLQEAIDILKQCPTVRFDQTVDVSIKLGIDPKKSDQQIRGSVSLPNGTGKTLRILVFAAGEKAKEALDAGADFVGSDDLVEKIKGGWVDFDVAVATPDMMREVGKLGKVLGPRNLMPTPKAGTVTTDVVKAIAELRKGKIEFKADRAGVCNAGVGKLSFDGQLLKENIEALCSALIKAKPPAAKGQYLVSFTVSSTMGPGISVDTRELMAS
- the rplJ gene encoding 50S ribosomal protein L10, which codes for MKEEKKLLLQEVEEKISASQGFILLRYLGFTAAHSREFRNSLSGVSAEFEVLKKRIFFKAIQSAGFDIDSSDTSGHLGVVFAYDDAVSAAKQVLDFNKQHNDSLVFLAGRIDSANLSGKEVEAVAKLPSMKELRQQIVGLIAAPMSQVVGIMGSALSGVVSCIDQKIQKN
- the rplL gene encoding 50S ribosomal protein L7/L12 — its product is MTTQSLETLVEMLSNLTVLQLADLKKMLEEKWDVTAAAPMVAVAAAGAAAEAAPAESTEFAVILEDVPADKKIGVLKVVRELTGLALKEAKEMTEGLPKTVKEKTSKSDAEDTVKKLQEAGAKASFKGL
- the rpoB gene encoding DNA-directed RNA polymerase subunit beta, giving the protein MFKCPERVSVKKKEDILDLPNLIEIQIKSYKQFLQIGKLAEERDNVGLEEVFREIFPIKSYNEATILEYLSYNLGVPKYSPEECIRRGITYSVTLKVRFRLTDETGIKEEEVYMGTIPIMTDKGTFIINGAERVVVSQVHRSPGINFEQEKHSKGNILFSFRIIPYRGSWLEAIFDINDLIYIHIDRKKRRRKILAMTFIRALGYSSDADIIEEFFQIEECSLKSEKDFSVLVGKILADNVLDEASSLVYGKAGEKLSTAMLKRMLDADISTLKIALEADENHPIIKMLAKDPTDSYEAALKDFYRRLRPGEPATLANARSTIMRLFFDPKRYNLGRVGRYKLNRKLGFPMDEESLSQVTLRKEDVIGALKYLIRLKMGDEKASIDDIDHLANRRVRSVGELIQNQCRSGLARMEKIVRERMNLFDFSSDTLIPGKIISAKGLTSVLKDFFGRSQLSQFMDQTNPVAELTHKRRLSALGPGGLNRERAGFEVRDVHASHYGRICPIETPEGPNIGLITSLSSFAKINEFGFIETPYRIVRDGVVTDEIEYMTADVEEECVIAQASANLDEYNMFTDPVCWARYRGEAFEADTSTVTHMDVSPKQLVSIVTGLIPFLEHDDANRALMGSNMQRQAVPLLKTEAPIVGTGLEARAAKDSGAIVVAEEDGVVEYVDGYKVVVAAKHNPTLKRTYEFKKFLRSNSGTCINQRPLCSVGDIVVKGDVIADGPATDQGELALGKNILVAFMPWYGYNFEDAVIISEKLIKQDAYTSIYIEEFELTARDTKLGKEEITRDIPNVSEEVLANLGEDGIIRIGAEVKPGDILVGKITPKSETELAPEERLLRAIFGEKAADVKDASLTVPPGTEGVVMDVKVFSRKDRLSKSDDELVEEAVHLKDLQKGYKNQISVLKTEYREKLGALLLNEKAPASIIHRRTADILVQEGTVFDQETIELLEQESLVDLLMPPCDMYDVLKNLLSDYETSLQRLEVNYKTEVEHIREGDADLDHGVIRQVKVYVASKRKLQVGDKMAGRHGNKGVVSKIVPEADMPYLANGETIQMILNPLGVPSRMNLGQVLETHLGYAAKTAGIHVKTPVFEGFPESRIWDMMIEQGLPADGKSYLYDGKTGERFDNTVVIGYIYMLKLSHLIADKIHARSIGPYSLVTQQPLGGKAQMGGQRFGEMEVWALEAYGVAHMLQEILTVKSDDVSGRTRIYESIVKGENLLKSGTPESFNVLIKEMQGLGLDVRPMVVDA